Proteins encoded by one window of Nicotiana tabacum cultivar K326 chromosome 10, ASM71507v2, whole genome shotgun sequence:
- the LOC107769419 gene encoding protein root UVB sensitive 6 isoform X2: MKLKHPPSSSSQTLTSTASSHDATLLVRETLRISADLASAPPSPSVSAERRPEMASFGLNDRQFVDSSLRLLCCEEIDGRRWKYFADESVNCGSQPLKKNAIRAVSLQSPQAPVEEFMGFIRSYVVPEGFPGSVTPSYVPYMTWRALKHFFGGAMGVFTTQTLLNSVGVSKHRATPGAIAINWILKDGAGRVGKMLYARQGKKFDYDLKQLRFAGDLLMELGAGVELVTAVVPQFFLPLACAANVAKNVGAVTSTSTRTPIYKAFAKGENIGDVTAKGECVGNLADLLGTGLSIMIAKRNPSLVKTFALLSFGYVFSSYQEVKSVVLHTLNRARFTVAVESFLRTGRVPTLQDGNSRENIFSFPWKKHRPIVLGPRFREAFQDPNSYLAVKPIFEKEQYIVSYNPFKGNIYVLLKDQAKSDDVLKAAFHGHVLLHIIRSSTDKQSSSRKQREDELSASLLSTADLQAHVIESYKMVSALYMPFKSKAKEQGWVMSESLLNPGRARLCEMVK; this comes from the exons ATGAAGCTGAAACACCCTCCTAGCTCCAGTTCTCAAACCCTAACTTCAACGGCCTCGTCTCACGACGCTACGTTGCTTGTCCGTGAAACTCTCCGGATTAGTGCCGACCTCGCCTCCGCTCCTCCGTCACCGTCGGTTTCCGCTGAGCGGCGGCCGGAAATGGCGAGCTTTGGGCTTAATGATCGGCAATTTGTTGATTCGAGCTTGAGATTGCTCTGCTGTGAGGAGATCGACGGTCGCCGATGGAAGTATTTCGCTGATGAGAGTGTCAATTGTGGCTCTCAGCCGTTAAAGAAGAACGCAATTCGTGCTGTTAGTTTGCAGTCTCCTCAAGCTCCTGTCGAG GAGTTTATGGGGTTCATAAGATCCTACGTTGTTCCAGAAGGTTTTCCTGGCAGCGTTACACCTTCTTATGTACCATACATGACATGGAGGGCACTGAAG CACTTTTTTGGTGGCGCAATGGGTGTTTTCACGACGCAAACACTCTTAAATTCAGTAGGAGTTTCCAAGCATAGAGCTACCCCTGGTGCCATAGCCATTAACTGGATTCTCAAG GATGGTGCTGGCCGTGTAGGGAAGATGCTTTATGCACGACAGGGAAAGAAATTTGATTATGATCTAAAACAG CTAAGGTTCGCGGGTGATCTTTTGATGGAGTTGGGAGCTGGTGTTGAACTGGTAACTGCTGTTGTGCCGCAGTTTTTTCTTCCTTTAGCCTGTGCAGCGAATGTCGCCAAG AATGTAGGTGCTGTCACTTCTACTTCAACTCGTACTCCTATATATAAGGCCTTCGCTAAAGGGGAAAACATTGGGGATGTAACTGCTAAGGGGGAATGCGTTGGCAATCTTGCTGATTTG CTTGGGACAGGGTTAAGTATCATGATTGCCAAAAGGAATCCATCCTTGGTCAAGACATTTGCCCTCCTCTCATTTGGATATGTCTTCAGCTCTTATCAAGAG GTGAAATCTGTTGTGCTGCATACCCTGAACCGTGCAAGATTTACAGTAGCAGTAGAATCTTTCCTAAGGACAG GAAGAGTTCCAACCCTGCAGGATGGAAATTCAAGGGAAAACATATTCAGCTTTCCATGGAAAAAGCACAGACCTATTGTTCTTG GACCAAGATTTAGAGAAGCTTTCCAAGATCCAAACTCATATCTTGCTGTCAAGCCCATCTTTGAG AAGGAGCAATATATAGTGTCATACAATCCTTTCAAGGGAAATATATATGTGTTGCTCAAGGATCAAGCTAAGTCTGATGATGTGCTGAAAGCAGCATTTCAT GGCCATGTGCTTCTGCACATCATTCGTTCATCGACCGACAAACAGTCTTCCTCCAGGAAACAGCGGGAAGATGAACTTTCAGCATCCTTGCTATCAACTGCTGATCTTCAAGCTCATGTTATAGAATCTTATAAGATGGTCTCTGCTTTATATATGCCTTTCAAGAGCAAAGCTAAAGAACAG GGCTGGGTGATGTCGGAATCACTACTTAATCCTGGCCGAGCTCGACTTTGTGAAATGGTCAAATAG
- the LOC107769419 gene encoding protein root UVB sensitive 6 isoform X1, whose product MKLKHPPSSSSQTLTSTASSHDATLLVRETLRISADLASAPPSPSVSAERRPEMASFGLNDRQFVDSSLRLLCCEEIDGRRWKYFADESVNCGSQPLKKNAIRAVSLQSPQAPVEEFMGFIRSYVVPEGFPGSVTPSYVPYMTWRALKHFFGGAMGVFTTQTLLNSVGVSKHRATPGAIAINWILKDGAGRVGKMLYARQGKKFDYDLKQLRFAGDLLMELGAGVELVTAVVPQFFLPLACAANVAKNVGAVTSTSTRTPIYKAFAKGENIGDVTAKGECVGNLADLLGTGLSIMIAKRNPSLVKTFALLSFGYVFSSYQEVKSVVLHTLNRARFTVAVESFLRTGRVPTLQDGNSRENIFSFPWKKHRPIVLGPRFREAFQDPNSYLAVKPIFEKEQYIVSYNPFKGNIYVLLKDQAKSDDVLKAAFHGHVLLHIIRSSTDKQSSSRKQREDELSASLLSTADLQAHVIESYKMVSALYMPFKSKAKEQVKRNLPLNVIESYKMVSALYMPFKSKAKEQGWVMSESLLNPGRARLCEMVK is encoded by the exons ATGAAGCTGAAACACCCTCCTAGCTCCAGTTCTCAAACCCTAACTTCAACGGCCTCGTCTCACGACGCTACGTTGCTTGTCCGTGAAACTCTCCGGATTAGTGCCGACCTCGCCTCCGCTCCTCCGTCACCGTCGGTTTCCGCTGAGCGGCGGCCGGAAATGGCGAGCTTTGGGCTTAATGATCGGCAATTTGTTGATTCGAGCTTGAGATTGCTCTGCTGTGAGGAGATCGACGGTCGCCGATGGAAGTATTTCGCTGATGAGAGTGTCAATTGTGGCTCTCAGCCGTTAAAGAAGAACGCAATTCGTGCTGTTAGTTTGCAGTCTCCTCAAGCTCCTGTCGAG GAGTTTATGGGGTTCATAAGATCCTACGTTGTTCCAGAAGGTTTTCCTGGCAGCGTTACACCTTCTTATGTACCATACATGACATGGAGGGCACTGAAG CACTTTTTTGGTGGCGCAATGGGTGTTTTCACGACGCAAACACTCTTAAATTCAGTAGGAGTTTCCAAGCATAGAGCTACCCCTGGTGCCATAGCCATTAACTGGATTCTCAAG GATGGTGCTGGCCGTGTAGGGAAGATGCTTTATGCACGACAGGGAAAGAAATTTGATTATGATCTAAAACAG CTAAGGTTCGCGGGTGATCTTTTGATGGAGTTGGGAGCTGGTGTTGAACTGGTAACTGCTGTTGTGCCGCAGTTTTTTCTTCCTTTAGCCTGTGCAGCGAATGTCGCCAAG AATGTAGGTGCTGTCACTTCTACTTCAACTCGTACTCCTATATATAAGGCCTTCGCTAAAGGGGAAAACATTGGGGATGTAACTGCTAAGGGGGAATGCGTTGGCAATCTTGCTGATTTG CTTGGGACAGGGTTAAGTATCATGATTGCCAAAAGGAATCCATCCTTGGTCAAGACATTTGCCCTCCTCTCATTTGGATATGTCTTCAGCTCTTATCAAGAG GTGAAATCTGTTGTGCTGCATACCCTGAACCGTGCAAGATTTACAGTAGCAGTAGAATCTTTCCTAAGGACAG GAAGAGTTCCAACCCTGCAGGATGGAAATTCAAGGGAAAACATATTCAGCTTTCCATGGAAAAAGCACAGACCTATTGTTCTTG GACCAAGATTTAGAGAAGCTTTCCAAGATCCAAACTCATATCTTGCTGTCAAGCCCATCTTTGAG AAGGAGCAATATATAGTGTCATACAATCCTTTCAAGGGAAATATATATGTGTTGCTCAAGGATCAAGCTAAGTCTGATGATGTGCTGAAAGCAGCATTTCAT GGCCATGTGCTTCTGCACATCATTCGTTCATCGACCGACAAACAGTCTTCCTCCAGGAAACAGCGGGAAGATGAACTTTCAGCATCCTTGCTATCAACTGCTGATCTTCAAGCTCATGTTATAGAATCTTATAAGATGGTCTCTGCTTTATATATGCCTTTCAAGAGCAAAGCTAAAGAACAGGTGAAGCGAAATTTGCCGCTTAATGTTATAGAATCTTATAAGATGGTCTCAGCTTTATATATGCCTTTCAAGAGCAAAGCTAAAGAACAG GGCTGGGTGATGTCGGAATCACTACTTAATCCTGGCCGAGCTCGACTTTGTGAAATGGTCAAATAG